Proteins found in one Tamandua tetradactyla isolate mTamTet1 chromosome 3, mTamTet1.pri, whole genome shotgun sequence genomic segment:
- the LOC143675720 gene encoding LOW QUALITY PROTEIN: olfactory receptor 2AJ1-like (The sequence of the model RefSeq protein was modified relative to this genomic sequence to represent the inferred CDS: substituted 1 base at 1 genomic stop codon): MGYENHSFSNDFILLGVFSSSQTSLVFFSFIFLIFIMTITENTVLLLLIFRDVRLHTPMYYLLGHLSFMDILHISNIVPKMISDFLSGGKTISFAGCGFQIFLSLTLLGGECLLLAAMSYDRYVAICHPLRYPILVNKHVSILMARGSWLIGTINSTVHTAYVLHFPFCGSKAIDHFFCEVPAMLKLSCIDTSPYEXGVYVSGIIFLLIPFSTISASYVQVLLTVLQMNSSEARKKSFSTCSFHMTVVIMYYGPLIFTYMRPKPYHTPGQDKFLAIFYTILTPTLNPLIYSFRNKDVLLAMKNMLKSNFLIKTMNMNNA, translated from the coding sequence ATGGGATATGAGAATCATAGTTTCAGCAATGACTTCATCCTTTTGGGAGTGTTCTCTTCTTCCCAAACAAGTCtggtcttcttttcctttatatttctcatttttattatgaCTATAACAGAAAATACAGTCCTGCTCCTACTTATCTTCAGAGACGTACGTCTGCATACACCTATGTATTACCTGCTCGGCCATCTCTCTTTTATGGATATCTTACATATTTCCAACATTGTTCCCAAAATGATCAGTGACTTTCTTTCAGGCGGGAAAACTATTTCATTTGCTGGTTGTGGCTTCCAGATATTTCTGTCCCTCACACTGCTAGGTGGTGAGTGCCTCCTCCTCGCAGCAatgtcctatgaccgctatgtagcCATTTGTCATCCACTGCGTTATCCAATTCTTGTGAATAAGCATGTCAGCATTCTCATGGCCAGAGGGTCCTGGCTCATAGGGACCATCAATTCCACAGTTCACACAGCTTATGTACTCCATTTCCCCTTCTGTGGTTCAAAGGCCATTGATCATTTTTTCTGTGAAGTCCCAGCCATGTTAAAGTTGTCCTGTATAGACACATCACCCTATGAATGAGGAGTTTATGTAAGTGGTATCATCTTTCTGCTTATCCCTTTCTCCACGATTTCTGCTTCATATGTCCAAGTCCTACTTACTGTCCTCCAAATGAATTCATCAGAGGCACGGAAAAAGTCATTTTCTACCTGTTCCTTCCACATGACTGTGGTCATAATGTACTATGGGCCACTTATTTTCACATATATGAGACCAAAACCCTACCATACTCCAGGCCAGGATAAGTTCTTGGCAATATTCTATACCATCCTTACACCCACACTGAACCCTCTAATCTACAGCTTTAGGAATAAAGATGTTTTGCTTGCAATGAAAAATATGCTTAAAAGTAACTTTCTAATCAAAACAATGAATATGAATAATGCTTGA